Genomic segment of Gouania willdenowi chromosome 17, fGouWil2.1, whole genome shotgun sequence:
cttttccacaattaaccttaaaaatgtttttaaagatatactgacaaaaatattgaaacctatattttcattgtttaggAAGGGtgtaacaaggtaaccaatagattggAAAGAAATTTGtttatagatatttgtttttaatgtattttacagctgatttaggaccgttatcataagagatgctaacagaaagctaacacaaggaaggtgaacttttattaggttatttatttcaggctcagtaattgtaattaattgaactttaataattgagaacgtagttgtaatttactttgaggattaaaaaaattgtaattgaaaaaaatcctgGTCCTgtaataaacataaatgtaattgaaaaatggaattgatttttttaacatGCACCCCTGGTAGCATAACTTTTTACAGATGCATTGAATGAGATAATAAACCGTGCTGTCACATATGAAGCACAAGTGATTTTCAACACTAGAAACTAGTTGATTAACTTTTCAACGTTTACCTTTTACCCAGAGGCCGACCCGCGGCTGGTGGAGTCCCTGTCCTTCATGCTGTCCATGGGGTTCTCAGATGAAGACGGTTGGCTCACTCGCCTGCTCCAGGAAAAAGAGTTTGATGTCAGCGCCGCGCTGGACGCCATCAAACAGCGCCGCTCACAGCCCTGAGGATGGAATCAAACAGCTCTGCCCACTGCCCTGATCGTAACCCAGGGAGGAGGAGATCAACAATATTTCTTATAATCTGATAACTATTAATCACTTATGACTAATCAGCTTGTTTCTACAATTTATTAATtctaacaaatattaaaagcaAGCAAATTACAAACTGGCTCTGAGTGTTTGATTGGTCAGAAAATGTCACTGCTGAAATCTTCACCACTTTCGAACATGGAAACAGGAAGCAGAGGGCGGGGTCTGCTGGTGATGTCACCGTCAGTCGAGGCTCCAGTTGGTCTCAGGCTCTGTCCATGAGCCTGACAGTCAAAACTGAGGGATTGATTGTAGTTTAAAGGTTTCATAGACTGCACAGAAAGGAGAAAATAGTTTAGACCTGTTGCCTTCACTGACACATCATCAGTGGAAAAACAGCTTCTAATATTCAGTTAAAGGCAGGTAaggctccaaaaaaaacatgtataaagTATAAACAGTAAAGACTAATTGGATGTGCAGGTCAGGTGACTGGTACCTGTGGAAGTGTAGGTCTGTTGTCTGAGTTTCCCTTCATGATCCCACTGGAAGAACAAACCAGTTGAAAGTGTCAGAAAGctcatttttatactgtatatatattttctttaactagatttatatctgagagagtatagaatacagtcgcttgagattgtgtgtggtgtttcaatttaaaaaataattatctagtatttttctttttttttaatcaattactagacatttcaggtggccccatttgaattccgggtgaccccaaagttgaaaaacaatgcACTAAATAATTATGTAGTATTaccaaaatattattaaaaaaagaagaagaaaggcaTTACCTGTGACTAGTGTTGTTGCTATGGAGATGCATGCTCTGATTCAGGTCATCCTCAGGCTCCGCCTCTTCAGGTGAGTCCAAGTATTTGTTCCAGCGACTGCTTTGAGCAGGTCTCACCTGTTCCTCTGTCTGCTcactggaaacacacacacatacctgaGCATTAGGATGAAGGAGGGGGTTACCATAGCAACCACTGGGCTACAGGAGCAGGAGGCTAACCATTGCACCCCGTTGTTGCACTCCTCCAATTTGGCTCCTCGCATGGCATTTAACTTTTGAACCTGACGTCTGCAGTCAGCTCCAGAGCCCCGCCCATACTCCTGTCAATCAACCAGGAAGCCAATCAGGTGAGGTCTTACAGCAAGTAGGcgcaaacaaatgtaaaaggcAGAGATTTGTTGTCTTTTCAGGAGACATTTCTTCTATGTTTTATTCTTTCGAGTTGTCCCAACCCTGAGTTTAGTAAACaaaaacttatatatatatatatatatatatatatatatccatattCCCCTTTAACAGGATCACAACACCAAAAACCTGAGCTTCACACTCACCTTTAGCAGAGACTGTTTTATTCCACACATTTTACAGCTCCATTTGTTTACTTTCTTAACCTGCAGAACAAACAGGTTATGACGTAACGAGGAACGTAAACAGCAACACAGTTAGCTATTGTTAGCATGTCGGTGCCAGCTGTTTTTAGCCATTAGCCTGTTAGCACTTACCTGTTGGACCTGGAAGCTGTCGCACCTGAAACACCTGACACAGTGAAACACCTGCGACATGTCGCTCAGGTCAAACACTTTCTTCTTATATAGTTTATTAGGTTTCAGATCCGTTTTCAACTTTCGCGCTACGTTGACGTTCCGGCGACGTAATGACGTAAGGTCACGTCACAGACTGcctgtcacgtactgagtttacctccgtactgagattataactctaaccctaacataatccaataaagaaataaaacacgtgtctgttcactttgaaaacaaaaaatattatttttttgcagcaaaaattaatttttcggTAGTACGCatgtgtgcgcatgcgcatatatgcacATATTCAATCAGTAAattgtgaactcagtacatgacaccggtcaGTCAGGCTGATCACGGAagaaaattattagttattagtTTAGGTAgcgtaattaattaattatttacataAAGGTATGGAATTAACTActtctttaaaacaaatattatataaaaatatatgttttatttagtgatatgaaaccttaaaaaaaaaaaaacagttaatgtTGTGCAAACAAAAATAGTCTCACTTTtaataccttaaaaaaaaacacttgtataaaagctttttttttaaaaaagaaaaataaattaagcctcttaaaaaattcaaaataaaccactaattttaatttattgttgtttagttgtctaatttttaaaataatttcttcctgtctttttgtaaatttgttaaatcataatgaaacaaatatatatataaggttATAGATTAACCTTATTAGAAGGCCGATAAGTTCAGTGTTTAATGAGGATATTGAACAGTCTAAGatcttaaaatgttttgttttattattattattattattattattattattattattattctaatctCTATTAATTATAAAGAAAATCCATTGAAACATACATTCTCATGTTCACAAGAGAGACTTGTTTAGACACATGGTTAAAATTGCAAAAAGCTACATGCAGGATATAGCATTCTGTATTTAGTGCAGtcataaaaaagtaataaaaagttCCATGTCAATGTCCACAATGTCTATACCAATGATCATACATATTGATACACGTTAAAGAACTAACGTAAACACCAGCAAAAGCTTTCAGATATTCTAACAAGATTTTTCACTAACGCAAATAGATGAAAAGAAAGTCTTTGTCATGTCCATCAAACCACGGTCACGTTTACATACTCAACACAAACTTATGACTTCATAACTGCTGCCACTTTATAATTCAGGTCACTTTATAAATCATGTCCTTAATAACCTGCAATGACGACATGTttgttgtatatattttttaagatATAATCTATTGAATATGTTATCAAGAACGTTTTATTGCatgccttgttttttttaatttattttttaatctattctattctattgtttGTTATTGCACATTTTTAAGCACCTGTAAGCCAAAGCAAATTTCTTGTTGTGAATTATGTTCATCAACAATGGCAATAacacattctgattctgattctgatcgcTCACACGTCACGTGTTTCCGTATGGAGAATCTTGGTCATTCATTGGTACGTCTCCAGGGAAGAGTGGGACTCTTTCATTGGTTAGCAGAGGTGTGAATagtatattctactcaagtagaagtactgttacttgattgaaattgtacacaagtacaagtacaagtacgtcatacataaaaaactcaagtacaagtaaaatgtagctcaattaaatagtactcaaagtaaaagttatcagttactttcacccccatgtttatttttggtaataaatcttgtcatgTTCCCTTGCAtaaagtaaacatctcatgtataaacttaaaaaggaagagaccaaatcttctacttctacaaaggcatctgtaggaaataaaaggtttgtcaaaatgtacaattattttcaaaataaaacaacacctatgaattcaattcaaaatacatttttcaggctctaagtatagctacatttatgaactctaacactgagaaaataaccatcattcaatgctgtttttgagctatgcattacgtttaatctggttggtcggctttgatgtgatgcatttaattgttgtctggttgtttcattctttttgtagttttacaatgtctgttgatcatttaaaaaaaaaaaaatacattgtttaCTCAGTAtcggttggatgtagaaatgtaactaattttacttcttttaaacttaagtgcaagtaaaatgactgatttagaaataaaaaagtagaagtacctacaaaagcaactcaattacagtaacgtgagtactttcaCTTCTTGTTTTCATCATGGTTACTtacaatgtaaaatgtaaatatggattgttattcatggtttattttttaacacactATAATTAAATGTCCAATAGCTCGTAtttacccaaaataaaatatatccaAGTCAACTTTCTCAAAACCTACACAGCAAATGGTtttagaacatctgatttcaacttcatctaaatctaacaaaaacaaaagcaagtaCGTAAGCGATGAAACAAATTACATATAAATAACTAGGAtactcagattaacactaaaaaaggATAGTTTGcgcaaaaaaaattgttaacaaataagaataattctagtttaaatattaaacttaatacacattaaacaactcatatacatatacctaataaatcaaataaacagaaacaatAGACCCTTAAATAATAGAAAAtcataatgaataaatcaataatcttgaacataatttgtattgtttATATCAGCACTAAACGTCTTTTTTAACTAACTATAATAActgtaaaacatcttctaattaaaataatactgtTAGATTTCAACTTTTGAAAACTGTGCTTTGATCTCTATAATTTGtctatgtctttatctttgatgagctcatgtttgaccctgacAAAATCACAAATGTCTTAGTACAAAGAGAAAATGACATACAGTATAGGCCCAGGGAGTGAGCCGACCCTGATGcacacagctgtgttttagacGATTCCCTGTTCTCCTATTGACttgatattattgttgattcattttctgttcatttgtaataaattgattcattgattgattcagcaaagcaaaactATGACTATGTTTCACTGTAGGTAATCTCAGGTACTGGATACGAAAGTATCTCAAAAACTCTAACAGCGATAACTTATTCCTACTGTACATTCAGACATGTAATAGTTAATAGTACATTGATCGTCTACCTAAAATAAGATACACGCTAGCTGTGCTTGGTGGGACCACGGAGGGAACAACACTGATAGAAGCTTTTGTATGAAgatgttttttcacattttagggaagattttctaaaaaaaaaaattaaaaaaaaacccacagatgtttctattttatttattagttcaGTTGACCACTGTGGGGATATCTGCATGGATTCCTTTGTCTCTGAGGTTTTGGGTGGAGCCCATGTGATGGTGCCCGTTCACGGCTGATGGAGCGTGGGTATCCTCGGGCATGTCTGCCAAGCTGCCAGTCTGTGCCGTCACACCTTGCTGCTTTTAAAGATTGCCCTGCAGAGACGAGGGGTTggttaggtgtgtgtgtgtgtgtgtgtgtgtgtgtgtgtgtgtgtgtgtgtgtgtgtgtgtgtgtgtgtgtgtgtgtgtgtgtgtgtgtgtgtgtgtgtgtgtgtgtgtgtgtgtgtgtgcgtgcgtgcgtgcgtgcgtgcgtgcgtgcgtgcgtgcgtgcgtgcgtgcgttgcTCTCTGGTGGGCAGTCCTTGGCACCAATCCTGAGTCGTAAACCCTCCCGGGTTACTTGACTGCACTGtcgttaaaaaatgttaaaacctccaacacacacacacacacacacacacacacacacacacacacacacacacacacacacacacacacacacacacacacagggtcagATGTAGGCCTACAAACATGTGCGTCTCTAAAAAGCCTGAGGCTGTTTTACGTGAAACGTGTGCGACATAAACCTGTGTGTCATGTCAAATGGATTCATGAAGCTTTCTCTGAGATATTTTAGGCAATGGATGAGACCGTGTGAAGCTAtagtcacgcacacacacacacacacacacacacacacacacacacacacacacacacacacacttagccTTTTCTCAGTAATCCACACGAATGGCACTGGATGGCAGAATGTAAATGAGCTGGTTATTACACAGCAACGTTCATCAAGCTGAGCTGGAAAGACTTCAATGGCCCTGATGAATTTGCATGCAAATTTGTTAATTAAGTTAATTATTCTGCTGAAAATTCATTTGTCTTCTCAAGGACATTTCTGCGACCATTTTAACATGTTTCCACCATTAGTCACGCACGGTGCCATCCGTGATGGCTCCGGCTCACCTTTTGGAGAAAAGTTGAGAGCCAAAATAAGAGGCGagtgtgaggaagaggaggcatTGGACGAAGGCGTGTCGGAGGTGTGGAAGGTGCATGGTGCATGGTGGAGGCAGCTGGTGCAGCCTGAGGGTAAGGAGGGGAAAGCCAAAAAGCTAGGGTGTGTTGTTCAGCAGCAGGTCCAGGAGCTGAAGGCTTCCATGGCTGATCCAGGGCCGTACGATGCAGAGATACGAGTGTTACAGTGGGTGATGTTTCATTTTCCTACATGTTTTTAGCAACGACAAGCGGTGAGGATCACGTCTGGCGAGGTCCTGACTTTTTCACATTagatttacaaataaatgaacacaaTAGAGTTGATTATTCGCAATAATTTAGATTGAATAAAAGACTAGGATGGGAGCTTTCTGTACTGTTATAGGCTGAGATGGGTTTGGGAGCACTTCCTAGATGAGGC
This window contains:
- the mrnip gene encoding MRN complex-interacting protein, whose amino-acid sequence is MSQVFHCVRCFRCDSFQVQQVKKVNKWSCKMCGIKQSLLKEYGRGSGADCRRQVQKLNAMRGAKLEECNNGVQCEQTEEQVRPAQSSRWNKYLDSPEEAEPEDDLNQSMHLHSNNTSHSGIMKGNSDNRPTLPQSMKPLNYNQSLSFDCQAHGQSLRPTGASTDGDITSRPRPLLPVSMFESGEDFSSDIF